The Geodermatophilaceae bacterium NBWT11 genome has a segment encoding these proteins:
- a CDS encoding AMP-binding protein, whose product MTVTADVPLVTAADSLADQRRVAGSLAALGLTRGDRLVVSASASPALLAVVLGALRVGVVPVVLDPALPAAERADLVADADPALDVGDDPAQLLGDAVGDLAPFPLARPMHYTSGTTGRRKGVWSGVLTDEDARALATEEIDLWGFVPTDRHLVLSPLHHSAPLRFAAHTLLAGGEVLLPGPFDAARAAAVISGLRPTTTFCVPTHLQRLLREDVDWSSFRVLAHAGAPCPEPTKRAVVAALPEGAVWEFYGSTEAQFTVCSAADWLAHPGSVGRARPGRSLETDERGQLWCAVPRWARFEYWRAPEKTAAAWRGDLVTVGDLGRVDEDGTVWLDGRREDLVISGGVNVYPAEVEAVLDAHPAVVESAVVGVPDDDWGQRVVAAYVGDVPAEELRAWARERLAPAKRPKSLHPVGELPRTSTGKVRRLDLPGVLGL is encoded by the coding sequence GTGACCGTCACCGCCGACGTCCCCCTCGTCACCGCCGCCGACAGCCTCGCCGACCAGCGACGGGTGGCCGGCTCGCTCGCCGCCCTCGGCCTGACCCGCGGCGACCGGCTGGTCGTGTCGGCCTCGGCGTCCCCGGCGCTGCTGGCCGTCGTCCTGGGCGCGTTGCGCGTGGGCGTCGTCCCGGTGGTGCTGGACCCCGCGCTGCCGGCGGCCGAGCGGGCCGACCTGGTGGCCGACGCCGACCCCGCGCTGGACGTCGGGGACGACCCGGCGCAGCTGCTCGGGGACGCCGTCGGTGACCTGGCGCCGTTCCCGCTGGCCCGGCCGATGCACTACACGTCGGGGACGACCGGACGACGCAAGGGCGTGTGGTCCGGCGTCCTGACCGACGAGGACGCCCGGGCGCTGGCCACCGAGGAGATCGACCTCTGGGGCTTCGTGCCCACCGACCGGCACCTGGTGCTCTCCCCGCTGCACCACTCGGCCCCGCTGCGGTTCGCCGCGCACACCCTGCTGGCCGGGGGAGAGGTGCTGCTGCCCGGTCCGTTCGACGCCGCCCGCGCAGCCGCGGTGATCAGCGGGCTGCGCCCGACGACGACGTTCTGCGTGCCCACCCACCTGCAGCGGCTGCTCCGCGAGGACGTCGACTGGTCCTCCTTCCGGGTGCTGGCGCACGCCGGCGCGCCCTGCCCCGAGCCGACGAAGCGGGCGGTCGTCGCGGCGCTCCCCGAGGGGGCGGTGTGGGAGTTCTACGGCTCCACCGAGGCCCAGTTCACCGTCTGCTCGGCCGCCGACTGGCTGGCCCACCCGGGCAGCGTGGGGCGGGCCCGGCCCGGCCGGAGCCTGGAGACCGACGAACGCGGGCAGCTGTGGTGCGCCGTCCCCCGCTGGGCCCGGTTCGAGTACTGGCGGGCCCCCGAGAAGACCGCCGCCGCCTGGCGCGGTGACCTCGTCACCGTCGGCGACCTCGGCCGGGTGGACGAGGACGGCACCGTGTGGCTGGACGGCCGCCGGGAGGACCTGGTCATCTCCGGCGGGGTCAACGTCTACCCGGCCGAGGTGGAGGCCGTGCTCGACGCGCACCCGGCCGTGGTGGAGTCCGCCGTCGTCGGGGTGCCCGACGACGACTGGGGCCAGCGGGTGGTCGCGGCCTACGTCGGCGACGTGCCGGCCGAGGAGCTGCGGGCCTGGGCCCGGGAGCGGCTGGCCCCGGCCAAGCGGCCCAAGTCCCTGCACCCGGTCGGCGAGCTGCCCCGCACCTCGACCGGCAAGGTCCGCCGGCTGGACCTGCCGGGCGTGCTGGGCCTGTGA
- the eccE gene encoding type VII secretion protein EccE, whose amino-acid sequence MTTPPADRDRTPGRHSGAAAAPPPVAPPPPAPEQRAAQRPPAPVRRIAAPPAAGTLTGRVRTARPAGAPVPAPAPSGPAPALTLDPASAYGARSAAPATAARPEAEWSATALAAGSAVGTATPAVEAERGTTAAEEARDQPAGEAAPEVRDRPPAPVPTRPRVPRRPWTLGGLHLVQVLVWELALVAVLAVHREPLPVLVPVATVAVLALLLTTVRLSGRWAWQVLAARLRFRGRRRRTDPPGTDPVAAADAVLGAVTRGGWIDVVRVDGVDAAVFDHAGGASVVVEASPATTHPFDDRVPVLPALGSLLPAPEDGGPQVTVQLLVQTVPAPGVLGPEDPAAVSYRELTGGSVPARRRSWIALQVQRPPVDTDEDDLRQALVNAVRRVQRQVRRAGLRGHLLSPEDARAGVLTLVGGAPDGTPPGGTRETWRAWHGGDLQHVTLHVARWPDLGDGDAARAWVDRLGEVPALTTTVSVAARRTGDELDLEGTVRLVLPPGDDARAAVTALVEQARALGGTVRRLDGEHAAGVAATLPLGGFLR is encoded by the coding sequence GTGACCACGCCCCCGGCCGACCGGGACCGCACCCCGGGCCGGCACTCCGGCGCCGCCGCCGCACCCCCGCCCGTTGCCCCGCCGCCGCCCGCCCCCGAGCAGCGGGCGGCCCAGCGGCCTCCGGCTCCCGTCCGGCGCATCGCCGCTCCGCCCGCCGCCGGCACGCTGACCGGGAGGGTGCGCACGGCCCGCCCGGCCGGCGCCCCGGTCCCTGCCCCCGCCCCCAGCGGCCCCGCCCCGGCACTGACCCTCGACCCGGCGAGCGCCTACGGCGCCCGCTCCGCCGCACCCGCCACCGCGGCCCGACCGGAGGCGGAGTGGTCGGCCACCGCGCTGGCCGCGGGCTCGGCCGTGGGCACGGCGACCCCGGCTGTCGAGGCGGAACGGGGCACCACCGCTGCCGAGGAGGCCCGGGACCAGCCCGCGGGCGAGGCGGCGCCGGAGGTCCGGGACCGGCCCCCGGCCCCGGTGCCCACCCGACCCCGCGTCCCGCGCCGACCGTGGACCCTGGGCGGGCTGCACCTGGTCCAGGTGCTGGTCTGGGAGCTGGCCCTCGTGGCCGTCCTCGCCGTGCACCGGGAGCCCCTGCCCGTGCTCGTCCCGGTGGCCACGGTCGCCGTGCTCGCCCTGCTGCTGACCACCGTGCGGCTCTCGGGCCGCTGGGCCTGGCAGGTGCTGGCCGCCCGACTGCGCTTCCGGGGACGACGCCGCCGCACGGACCCGCCCGGCACCGACCCGGTGGCCGCGGCCGACGCCGTGCTGGGTGCGGTGACCCGGGGCGGCTGGATCGACGTGGTCCGGGTCGACGGCGTCGACGCCGCGGTCTTCGACCACGCGGGCGGCGCGAGCGTCGTCGTGGAGGCCAGTCCGGCGACGACCCACCCCTTCGACGACCGGGTCCCGGTGCTGCCGGCACTGGGCAGCCTGCTGCCCGCGCCCGAGGACGGTGGCCCCCAGGTCACCGTCCAGCTGCTGGTGCAGACCGTGCCGGCGCCGGGCGTGCTGGGTCCCGAGGACCCGGCGGCGGTGTCCTACCGGGAGCTGACCGGGGGGTCGGTCCCCGCGCGCCGCCGCAGCTGGATCGCCCTGCAGGTGCAGCGGCCACCGGTCGACACCGACGAGGACGACCTGCGCCAGGCACTGGTCAACGCGGTCCGGCGGGTGCAGCGCCAGGTGCGCCGCGCAGGCCTGCGCGGCCACCTCCTCAGCCCCGAGGACGCACGGGCGGGCGTGCTCACCCTGGTCGGGGGCGCTCCGGACGGCACCCCACCCGGGGGCACCCGGGAGACCTGGCGGGCTTGGCACGGCGGGGACCTCCAGCACGTCACCCTGCACGTCGCACGGTGGCCCGACCTCGGCGACGGTGACGCCGCCCGCGCCTGGGTCGACCGGCTCGGCGAGGTACCGGCCCTCACGACGACGGTGTCGGTGGCCGCCCGGCGCACCGGGGACGAGCTGGACCTGGAGGGCACGGTCCGGCTCGTGCTCCCCCCGGGGGACGACGCCCGGGCCGCGGTCACCGCACTGGTCGAGCAGGCGCGGGCCCTCGGCGGCACCGTGCGCCGACTGGACGGCGAGCACGCCGCCGGTGTCGCGGCCACCCTCCCGCTGGGTGGGTTCCTCCGGTGA
- a CDS encoding AAA family ATPase: MGAGHVLQVTAPAGSYLVRHEDSPDDGAARRPGCPPRVRPGRGPYVSSPHHPPLPYSGTRSAPHLDPGVAGLDAPRPAPRRRLFGRGLTEGDPTPGPADVAAWTGYLAAPVPSPRRIGVIALKGGVGKTTLSVLLASTLARARRDPVLLFDTDTTFGSLALRTGVPLQASAHELAAAGDPGRFEVLAGALARSADGAWVLPSGRDPEQSAQLTEDVYVQAMNAVFKHVAVMVTDCGAGLATPLMRRVVSGCHSLVLATSPSVDGLLASHNVLRWLRQSGFEALADRSIVAVTNVPAQGGAVDIAEARTRFAGLAGDFLTVPADRHLATGSQLHLEALDGRTRSAAIRLAASALGAALATP, translated from the coding sequence GTGGGGGCGGGCCACGTCCTGCAGGTGACGGCCCCCGCAGGGTCGTATCTTGTGCGGCATGAGGACTCTCCGGACGACGGCGCCGCTCGCCGCCCAGGGTGCCCTCCCCGTGTCCGGCCCGGGCGGGGTCCGTACGTGAGCTCACCGCACCACCCGCCCCTGCCCTACTCCGGCACCCGCAGCGCCCCGCACCTCGACCCCGGGGTGGCCGGGCTCGACGCGCCCCGCCCGGCCCCGCGCCGGCGGTTGTTCGGCCGCGGCCTCACCGAGGGCGACCCCACGCCCGGCCCGGCCGACGTCGCCGCCTGGACCGGGTACCTGGCCGCACCGGTGCCCTCCCCGCGGCGGATCGGGGTCATCGCGCTCAAGGGCGGGGTCGGCAAGACCACGCTGTCGGTGCTGCTGGCCAGCACGCTGGCCCGCGCCCGCCGTGACCCGGTGCTGCTCTTCGACACCGACACCACGTTCGGGTCCCTCGCGCTGCGCACCGGCGTGCCGCTGCAGGCCTCGGCGCACGAGCTCGCCGCGGCCGGCGACCCGGGCCGGTTCGAGGTGCTCGCCGGCGCGCTGGCCCGCTCGGCCGACGGTGCCTGGGTGCTGCCCAGCGGCCGGGACCCCGAGCAGAGCGCGCAGCTCACCGAGGACGTCTACGTCCAGGCGATGAACGCCGTCTTCAAGCACGTCGCCGTGATGGTCACCGACTGCGGCGCCGGCCTGGCCACCCCGCTCATGCGCCGGGTGGTCAGCGGCTGCCACAGCCTGGTGCTGGCCACCTCGCCCAGCGTCGACGGGCTGCTGGCCAGCCACAACGTGCTGCGCTGGTTGCGCCAGTCGGGTTTCGAGGCCCTCGCCGACCGCAGCATCGTCGCGGTCACCAACGTGCCCGCACAGGGCGGGGCGGTCGACATCGCCGAGGCGCGCACCCGGTTCGCCGGGCTGGCCGGGGACTTCCTGACCGTGCCCGCCGACCGGCACCTGGCCACCGGCAGCCAGCTGCACCTCGAGGCCCTGGACGGCCGCACCCGCTCGGCGGCGATCCGGCTGGCCGCCTCCGCGCTCGGCGCGGCGCTCGCCACGCCCTAG
- a CDS encoding NAD(P)-binding protein has product MTDRDVVVVGAGSAGCAFAARLVDAGRSVLVLEAGRDHPQPEDFPATIRDAATMGAAVPGHPANWDLTGELTDDLRWPVPRGRVLGGSSALNGTYFIRATKEDLDGWAARGNDLWSHEAVLPSFRRSESDPLHGTTGPMPVSRTTAPHPVSDAFTAACLELGFPAEPDKNGDAPPGVGPVPVNVRDGVRVNTAMAYLSPRRGHPGLTVRGDSPVVRVLVERGRAVGVRTADGTEHRAAEVVLACGAVGSPHLLMLSGIGPAGVLRAVGVTPLVDLPGVGADFTDHPDLYVTWQPTRRTPMPRAMLPLTTALNTADHLEVMPWLKPFSKVMLSRSSGHALSGLTEVLRRPAATLRALRGTSLQRVWQQARTRDDLYLGVALQAEDSRGVLTLTSADPAVQPRIRYRYLSTGTDRRRMRQAVRLAAELLRTDAMGPLVAGRTDLPGDVLADDGALDAWARSHLATAIHLSGSARMGPDTDPGAVVDQHLRVRGVEGLRVVDTSVMPQVTTRGPAATAVAIGERAAELVTGG; this is encoded by the coding sequence GTGACCGACCGGGACGTGGTCGTGGTCGGCGCGGGGTCCGCCGGGTGCGCGTTCGCCGCCCGGCTGGTCGACGCCGGCCGTTCGGTGCTCGTGCTCGAGGCCGGCCGCGACCACCCGCAGCCCGAGGACTTCCCGGCCACGATCCGGGACGCCGCGACCATGGGCGCCGCCGTCCCCGGTCACCCGGCGAACTGGGACCTCACCGGGGAGCTCACCGACGACCTGCGCTGGCCGGTGCCCCGCGGCCGGGTGCTGGGTGGGTCCAGCGCGCTCAACGGCACCTACTTCATCCGCGCGACGAAGGAGGACCTGGACGGCTGGGCGGCCCGCGGGAACGACCTGTGGTCGCACGAGGCGGTGCTGCCCTCCTTCCGGCGCAGCGAGAGCGACCCGCTGCACGGCACCACCGGCCCGATGCCGGTCAGCCGGACGACGGCACCGCACCCGGTCAGCGACGCGTTCACCGCGGCCTGCCTGGAGCTGGGGTTCCCCGCCGAGCCGGACAAGAACGGTGACGCCCCACCCGGGGTGGGGCCGGTGCCGGTCAACGTCCGCGACGGCGTGCGGGTGAACACCGCGATGGCCTACCTCTCGCCCCGGCGCGGGCACCCCGGGCTGACGGTGCGCGGGGACAGCCCCGTCGTGCGGGTGCTGGTGGAGCGGGGCCGCGCGGTCGGGGTGCGGACGGCGGACGGCACCGAGCACCGGGCCGCCGAGGTCGTGCTGGCCTGCGGCGCCGTCGGCTCCCCGCACCTGCTGATGCTCTCGGGCATCGGTCCGGCCGGCGTTCTGCGCGCGGTGGGGGTGACCCCGCTGGTCGACCTGCCCGGGGTGGGGGCCGACTTCACCGACCACCCCGACCTCTACGTGACCTGGCAGCCCACCCGCCGGACGCCGATGCCGCGGGCGATGCTGCCGCTGACCACCGCGCTGAACACCGCGGACCACCTGGAGGTGATGCCGTGGCTCAAGCCGTTCAGCAAGGTGATGCTGTCCCGCTCCTCCGGGCACGCGCTCTCCGGGCTGACCGAGGTGCTGCGCCGACCGGCCGCGACCCTGAGGGCGTTGCGCGGCACCTCGCTGCAGCGGGTGTGGCAGCAGGCCCGCACCCGGGACGACCTGTACCTCGGCGTCGCGCTCCAGGCCGAGGACAGCCGCGGCGTGCTCACCCTGACCAGCGCCGACCCGGCGGTCCAGCCGCGCATCCGGTACCGCTACCTGAGCACCGGGACCGACCGCCGGCGGATGCGGCAGGCGGTGCGGCTGGCCGCGGAGCTGCTGCGCACCGACGCGATGGGCCCCCTGGTCGCCGGGCGCACCGACCTGCCCGGCGACGTGCTGGCCGACGACGGGGCGCTGGACGCCTGGGCCCGGTCGCACCTGGCCACGGCGATCCACCTGTCGGGCAGCGCCCGGATGGGCCCGGACACCGACCCCGGCGCGGTGGTCGACCAGCACCTGCGGGTGCGCGGCGTCGAGGGCCTGCGGGTGGTGGACACCTCGGTCATGCCCCAGGTGACCACCCGGGGCCCGGCGGCGACGGCGGTGGCGATCGGTGAACGGGCTGCCGAGCTGGTCACCGGCGGCTGA
- a CDS encoding SseB family protein, translating to MDAAARAGDTARCLALLRTGDLALPITPAAAAGDEPAAWATAQAQGVTWVLAYSSVERMQQCTRGEATHARVAPFLELAAGWPDTRVGLAVDAGAEHPFFLESGTVARLAAPTLAEDRAADPDALPAVVQQLLRPADVPVLLAASQARVSGYVHHASDVAHLGAPTALVDAVGRAAEEDELLSDTGSVTVLRWAVVGPELVRTPLGGVDEERRDAVAGWVVEEEPFTGTGWAQPDSLVREYRVQGLLLPHGAELWELHPSGAQQARAVWDGVREVWSLVVTEEQP from the coding sequence CTGGACGCCGCCGCCCGCGCCGGTGACACCGCGCGCTGTCTGGCGCTGCTGCGCACCGGCGACCTCGCGCTCCCGATCACCCCGGCCGCCGCGGCCGGCGACGAGCCGGCGGCCTGGGCCACCGCGCAGGCGCAGGGCGTGACCTGGGTGCTCGCCTACAGCTCGGTGGAGCGGATGCAGCAGTGCACCCGCGGCGAGGCCACCCACGCCCGGGTCGCGCCGTTCCTGGAGCTGGCCGCCGGCTGGCCGGACACCCGCGTCGGGCTCGCCGTCGACGCCGGGGCCGAGCACCCCTTCTTCCTGGAGTCCGGCACGGTGGCCCGGCTGGCCGCACCCACCCTGGCCGAGGACCGGGCCGCCGACCCCGACGCGCTGCCGGCGGTGGTCCAGCAGCTGCTGAGGCCGGCCGACGTCCCGGTGCTGCTGGCCGCGTCGCAGGCCCGGGTGTCCGGCTACGTGCACCACGCCTCCGACGTCGCCCACCTCGGTGCCCCCACCGCGCTGGTCGACGCCGTCGGGCGGGCCGCCGAGGAGGACGAGCTGCTCTCCGACACCGGGTCGGTCACCGTCCTGCGCTGGGCCGTCGTCGGACCGGAGCTGGTCCGGACGCCGCTGGGCGGGGTCGACGAGGAACGCCGGGACGCCGTGGCGGGCTGGGTCGTCGAGGAGGAGCCGTTCACCGGCACCGGGTGGGCGCAGCCGGACTCGCTGGTGCGGGAGTACCGGGTGCAGGGGCTGCTGCTCCCACACGGCGCCGAGCTGTGGGAGCTGCACCCGTCGGGTGCCCAGCAGGCCCGGGCGGTGTGGGACGGCGTCCGCGAGGTCTGGTCGCTGGTGGTCACCGAGGAGCAGCCGTGA
- a CDS encoding M23 family metallopeptidase, whose translation MSQLLLLRAPGTRRTRPTRPATTHRRRAGRTLTGTLVGLLAAALVVTGAGPALAVPAPPVNPSDAEIGGAQAAQDAAAAEVGRIAGLVAAAESQLEQVQVQAEAAGTALLAAEEALAAAQAAADQTAADLAAATQTVTDAQGRLSDFSRDSYMNGAALTSEVALLDAGGPAELVQRAAMLDWVAENQLDVLGDLEVARVQQANADSAAREALGVQAAAEQAATEAKDDADAQVADQTAVYAQVSADKAAYDSQLQAAQIQLLSLQGARNAYQAWLDQRAAEEAAAAAAQQQAAAAAAAAAAAARSTPAPSSGGGGGGGGGGGGASSGGGGSVSAGSSGYVLPAAGRTSSCFGSRWGTLHGGVDIAAPIGTPIYAATSGVVARAGAASGFGQAVYIRGDDGAVTVYGHVNRYFVSAGERVSAGEQIAEVGNKGQSTGPHLHFEVHPGGVMYGGQVNPVPWMAARGVTIRGC comes from the coding sequence ATGTCGCAGCTGCTGCTGCTGCGTGCCCCCGGCACCCGCCGGACCCGTCCGACCCGACCCGCGACGACGCACCGCCGTCGTGCCGGGCGGACCCTGACCGGCACGCTGGTGGGCCTGCTCGCGGCTGCGCTCGTGGTCACCGGTGCCGGTCCCGCACTGGCCGTGCCGGCCCCCCCGGTCAACCCCAGCGACGCCGAGATCGGCGGCGCCCAGGCCGCCCAGGACGCCGCCGCGGCCGAGGTGGGCCGCATCGCCGGCCTGGTCGCCGCCGCGGAGTCCCAGCTCGAGCAGGTGCAGGTGCAGGCCGAGGCCGCCGGCACCGCCCTGCTGGCCGCCGAGGAGGCCCTGGCCGCCGCCCAGGCGGCCGCCGACCAGACCGCGGCCGACCTCGCCGCCGCCACCCAGACCGTCACCGACGCCCAGGGCCGGCTCAGCGACTTCTCCCGCGACAGCTACATGAACGGCGCCGCCCTCACCAGCGAGGTCGCCCTGCTCGACGCCGGCGGACCGGCCGAGCTCGTCCAGCGGGCCGCGATGCTGGACTGGGTCGCGGAGAACCAGCTCGACGTGCTGGGCGACCTCGAGGTCGCCCGGGTGCAGCAGGCCAACGCCGACTCCGCCGCCCGCGAGGCGCTCGGGGTGCAGGCCGCGGCCGAGCAGGCCGCCACCGAGGCCAAGGACGACGCCGATGCCCAGGTCGCCGACCAGACCGCGGTCTACGCCCAGGTGAGCGCCGACAAGGCCGCCTACGACTCCCAGCTGCAGGCCGCGCAGATCCAGCTGCTCTCCCTGCAGGGCGCCCGCAACGCCTACCAGGCGTGGCTGGACCAGCGTGCCGCCGAGGAGGCCGCCGCCGCGGCCGCCCAGCAGCAGGCCGCCGCGGCCGCCGCGGCTGCTGCCGCCGCTGCCCGCAGCACCCCGGCGCCGTCCTCCGGTGGCGGTGGTGGCGGTGGCGGTGGCGGTGGCGGCGCCAGCAGCGGAGGCGGTGGCTCGGTGTCCGCCGGGTCCTCGGGCTACGTCCTCCCGGCGGCCGGCCGGACCAGCAGCTGCTTCGGCAGCCGCTGGGGCACCCTGCACGGCGGCGTGGACATCGCCGCCCCGATCGGCACCCCGATCTACGCGGCCACCTCCGGCGTCGTGGCCCGGGCCGGTGCCGCCAGCGGCTTCGGCCAGGCCGTCTACATCCGTGGGGACGACGGCGCGGTGACCGTCTACGGCCACGTGAACCGGTACTTCGTCTCCGCCGGTGAGCGGGTCTCGGCCGGCGAGCAGATCGCCGAGGTCGGCAACAAGGGCCAGTCCACCGGCCCGCACCTGCACTTCGAGGTGCACCCCGGCGGCGTGATGTACGGCGGTCAGGTCAACCCGGTGCCGTGGATGGCGGCGCGTGGAGTGACCATCCGCGGCTGCTGA
- a CDS encoding MBL fold metallo-hydrolase, giving the protein MTAPTDPRRSWDLPAPGQLARTAELEPLVTRVLAPNPSPMTLDGTNTYVVGAPGGGQAVLVDPGPDDAAHLAAVEEVLAARDAEVVGVLVTHHHGDHAEAALPWAARFGVTVAASSPDVAGPAGRLLEHGERVELAGTVLDVVGTPGHCSDHLAYRLESGAVLVGDHVLGRGTSVVTHPEGDVLAYLDSLRRVHDLGPSALYCGHGPELTEDVGAVLDFYAAHRAYREWQLVDALLPGPQTVDELVAHVYAAVPREVWPAAAQSTRATLAKLSAQGQVVRGAGDSWRVA; this is encoded by the coding sequence GTGACCGCCCCCACGGACCCCCGCCGCTCCTGGGACCTCCCCGCACCCGGGCAGCTGGCCCGCACCGCCGAGCTCGAACCGCTGGTCACCCGGGTGCTGGCGCCCAACCCGTCGCCGATGACCCTGGACGGCACGAACACCTACGTCGTCGGAGCCCCGGGCGGCGGGCAGGCGGTGCTCGTCGACCCGGGCCCGGACGACGCCGCGCACCTGGCCGCGGTCGAGGAGGTGCTGGCCGCGCGGGACGCCGAGGTCGTCGGCGTGCTCGTCACCCACCACCACGGCGACCACGCCGAGGCCGCACTGCCCTGGGCGGCCCGGTTCGGCGTCACCGTGGCGGCGTCCTCGCCCGACGTCGCCGGGCCCGCCGGCCGGCTCCTCGAGCACGGTGAGCGGGTGGAGCTGGCCGGCACCGTGCTGGACGTCGTCGGCACCCCGGGGCACTGCAGCGACCACCTGGCCTACCGGCTGGAGTCCGGCGCGGTGCTGGTCGGGGACCACGTGCTGGGCCGTGGCACCTCGGTGGTCACCCACCCCGAGGGCGACGTGCTGGCCTACCTGGACTCGCTGCGCCGGGTGCACGACCTGGGCCCCTCGGCGCTGTACTGCGGGCACGGCCCGGAGCTCACCGAGGACGTCGGCGCGGTCCTGGACTTCTACGCCGCGCACCGGGCGTACCGCGAGTGGCAGCTGGTCGACGCGCTGCTGCCCGGCCCGCAGACCGTCGACGAGCTGGTCGCCCACGTCTACGCCGCGGTGCCCCGCGAGGTCTGGCCGGCCGCGGCGCAGTCGACCCGGGCCACGCTGGCCAAGCTGTCCGCCCAGGGCCAGGTCGTCCGGGGCGCGGGGGACAGCTGGCGGGTGGCCTGA
- a CDS encoding AAA family ATPase, with amino-acid sequence MSATLQVSTDRPGAYPTLAEALLDAGAGATVVLAAGTYDEALDLVGADVTITAADGVEAADVVVGGSSYDPTLRVRGGSLTVRGITLVGREAHVVDAAEATLTLTDVTVQAGYGAGVRAVDRCTITVTGCTVTGAQQGLVVEDSTGTVSGTTIAESADDAVVVRLGADPVLRDCTIRGAGSRGVYVYQSARPTLEGCEVSATGDQGIAVAQGGAPVLIRVSVTDTRGVGIDFGAGTSGRVEGCRTEATAAPGVRIDDAADVEVTEAPKAAAVGVGASSAAKGDPERVEELLAELDQMVGLESVKDEVRSIIDEIQVNEWRRSAGLAVGGSSHHLVFAGAPGTGKTTVGRIYGQLLAALGVLPGGPLKEVSRRDLVGQYIGHTAEKTAAVFDEAVGGVVFLDEAYTLSRQAGGGGNDFGQEAIDMIVKLMEDRRDALAVIAAGYTAEMVQFLDANPGLASRFVKTVEFENYGPDELTLIISRMITGGDYLLDGDAEPLLLQHFSTVERGADFGNAREARKLFEKLRKVQSQRLRQLGERPTLAQLQTITGDDVRAAVAA; translated from the coding sequence ATGAGCGCCACCCTGCAGGTGTCCACCGACCGCCCCGGCGCCTACCCGACGCTGGCCGAGGCCCTGCTGGACGCCGGTGCCGGCGCGACCGTGGTCCTGGCCGCGGGCACCTACGACGAGGCCCTGGACCTGGTGGGCGCGGACGTGACGATCACCGCGGCGGACGGCGTCGAGGCCGCCGACGTGGTGGTGGGCGGCTCCTCCTACGACCCCACCCTGCGGGTCCGCGGGGGCTCCCTCACCGTCCGCGGGATCACCCTGGTCGGTCGCGAGGCGCACGTCGTGGACGCCGCCGAGGCCACGCTCACCCTCACCGACGTCACGGTGCAGGCCGGCTACGGCGCCGGCGTCCGGGCGGTGGACCGCTGCACGATCACCGTCACCGGTTGCACCGTCACCGGCGCCCAGCAGGGCCTGGTGGTGGAGGACTCCACCGGCACGGTCAGCGGCACCACCATCGCCGAGAGCGCCGACGACGCCGTCGTCGTCCGGCTCGGGGCCGACCCGGTGCTGCGCGACTGCACGATCCGCGGGGCGGGCAGCCGCGGCGTGTACGTCTACCAGTCCGCCCGGCCCACGCTGGAGGGCTGCGAGGTCTCCGCGACCGGCGACCAGGGCATCGCGGTCGCCCAGGGCGGGGCCCCGGTGCTGATCCGGGTCTCGGTGACCGACACCCGCGGGGTCGGCATCGACTTCGGCGCCGGCACCTCGGGCCGGGTCGAGGGCTGCCGCACCGAGGCCACCGCCGCGCCCGGGGTGCGGATCGACGACGCCGCCGACGTCGAGGTGACCGAGGCACCGAAGGCCGCGGCGGTGGGGGTGGGCGCCTCCTCGGCGGCCAAGGGGGACCCCGAGCGCGTCGAGGAGCTGCTCGCCGAGCTGGACCAGATGGTCGGGCTGGAGAGCGTCAAGGACGAGGTCCGCTCGATCATCGACGAGATCCAGGTCAACGAGTGGCGGCGCAGCGCGGGCCTGGCGGTCGGTGGGTCCAGCCACCACCTGGTGTTCGCCGGCGCCCCCGGCACCGGCAAGACCACGGTCGGGCGCATCTACGGCCAGCTGCTCGCCGCACTGGGCGTGCTGCCCGGCGGTCCGCTCAAGGAGGTCTCCCGGCGCGACCTGGTGGGGCAGTACATCGGGCACACCGCGGAGAAGACCGCGGCGGTGTTCGACGAGGCCGTCGGCGGGGTGGTGTTCCTCGACGAGGCCTACACGCTCTCCCGGCAGGCCGGCGGGGGCGGCAACGACTTCGGCCAGGAGGCGATCGACATGATCGTCAAGCTGATGGAGGACCGCCGTGACGCCCTGGCGGTGATCGCCGCGGGCTACACCGCCGAGATGGTCCAGTTCCTCGACGCCAACCCCGGCCTGGCCTCGCGGTTCGTCAAGACCGTGGAGTTCGAGAACTACGGGCCCGACGAGCTCACGCTGATCATCTCCCGGATGATCACCGGCGGGGACTACCTGCTCGACGGGGACGCCGAGCCACTGCTCCTGCAGCACTTCAGCACCGTCGAGCGCGGCGCGGACTTCGGCAACGCACGCGAGGCGCGCAAGCTGTTCGAGAAGCTCCGCAAGGTGCAGTCCCAGCGGCTCCGGCAGCTCGGCGAGCGCCCCACCCTGGCCCAGCTGCAGACCATCACCGGCGACGACGTCCGAGCCGCCGTGGCTGCCTAG